One part of the Vespula pensylvanica isolate Volc-1 chromosome 18, ASM1446617v1, whole genome shotgun sequence genome encodes these proteins:
- the LOC122635476 gene encoding general odorant-binding protein 19d isoform X2 yields MKRIYLILIASIFVNSFVEAQLDLRKITAPQRKKCLAETGLTEDIIDEAEIGNFSEDAKLGCYFKCVLEKFNMFTKDGKLNFKMILMSIPEVWKSLAQEMIDNCRDVTGPDRCVLAYNFNRCLYLTNPLAYFIP; encoded by the exons atgaaaagaatatatttgatcTTGATCGCGTCAATCTTTGTAAATTCATTCGTCGAG GCTCAACTCGATTTGAGAAAAATCACTGCGCCTCAACGTAAAAAGTGTCTCGCTGAGACTGGATTAACGGAGG ACATCATCGACGAGGCAGAAATTGGAAACTTTTCTGAAGATGCAAAACTCGGTTGTTACTTCAAATGCGTATTGGAAAAGTTTAATATG ttCACCAAGGAtggtaaattaaatttcaaaatgattttaatgtcTATACCAGAAGTATGGAAATCTTTGGCTCAAGAAATGATTGACAATTGTCGTGACGtca CTGGTCCTGATAGATGCGTATTAGCatacaattttaatagatGCTTGTATTTGACAAATCCTTTG gcATATTTCATTCCTTAA
- the LOC122635477 gene encoding CXXC motif containing zinc binding protein — translation MVKIALKIKVLLENIEELKSSGSSHNWYFKFKCCNCGEITKKWCSVSLEDSIPSTKGNAVNHFLAKCKLCGRENSMTIVEDSIKSFTAEDQGRFKKIVILDCRGLEPCDFSAREGWIAKAIDNGTEFTDVDLYEYEWIEYCEKIKKPVGITEIEHKFERVK, via the coding sequence ATGGTTAAAATAGCATTGAAAATCAAAGTATTGTTGGAGAATATAGAAGAATTGAAATCTTCAGGATCAAGCCATAATTGGTACTTCAAATTCAAATGTTGCAATTGTGgtgaaataacaaagaaatggTGCTCTGTTTCCTTAGAAGATTCTATCCCAAGTACAAAAGGGAATGCTGTGAATCATTTTCTAGCTAAATGCAAGCTTTGTGGTCGTGAGAACTCTATGACTATTGTAGAAGATTCTATCAAATCGTTTACTGCTGAAGATCAaggaagatttaaaaaaatcgttaTATTAGATTGTAGAGGACTAGAACCTTGTGATTTTTCTGCACGAGAAGGATGGATTGCAAAAGCTATTGACAATGGTACGGAATTTACAGATGTTGATTTATATGAATACGAATGGATTGAATATtgcgagaaaataaagaaacctGTTGGAATAACCGAAATTGAGCACAAATTTGAAAGagttaaataa
- the LOC122635600 gene encoding uncharacterized protein LOC122635600, producing MFGTKLRTWMEAHIVRSKKKKDRKKGDKGFDSNCNSPRSHSANRSPALHQVHPVDSPTRNGVDGIRLHGGSSGVDRGVGGVGGGGGGGGYAGTVTTSSGTSGGTGSVNLSSPESAYSTGYSTDGTSPGTSFPPEYYINIRTGTHYFQSNNKGRAQGNAGRIDDRTNESTNKSSNMTGDNSKQPKDVRTSTPAKLNALSAEATINHGSKQQLKQQQQQQQQQPQTPQRQQENSHRRTESFSADSSRNNLPVPSSIPPPLVSPTVQSPRERSRIRTNPWLSANSSGSSTTGFKSRLTLDETSSSSGLKLTESSGSASDVNVNSARESLTKREHRQESLSAGRSPINQNWRILPGMDIRPKIPLAMQRRTSSSSSSGSSVTRSARSSEDDITLNEMMGKFDESYVYEKETDILSDSDPTDCEDYIDSLSDVDTGQDGGDENDPFENDFDYIDNGSFLDLDNLECSSNFPNTGHCTYFTFTSELSRRGTRLRESFLKRRNKDEILPQRTISMRNAAKRQSIRYKKTEEKQQGGDKRKKRISQRRKPNMEKFDDETANLNRVLVERMLLKNSGFNQGSRSVGGTPICLRRKKHDVNKNLSPMRSNDNNQSMMQPTIVENEVVKRRSNSVSYVNGNIVRRQVTGNTYMTTFASEIALIEADKEADRKYRELIMEAENILVNMQKNQNSLPIVPSPSRKFHNGLANKRVELIKNTELNIELALSKSRNSQPELQSGSIRDIEHTSPKRQFTQPCSPVHRFMERNSAGNVSRDVPFKQDVANCPDSPYVSRRTPQGSPNRNLVHSSTRVRGSICPTTGVKDNGRPRVILNCNGVGQSTVETNDCQTSQGSTFPGNKATQLLPQHHRDSRLTMDNRKDSRVSISSTKEEEEEEEEEEEDGVTSSSSDSEEKCDVRRRPPLMTFRSIDMGPIKEGSSYCPQSEPVKRKVYAGSATYGRIQKTLGHHQVLLRNSDGDTATDDTDDSRRSLKEKVAQLRQERLAAEANANVQDSQLFQQQLTQLRRQMLMQTIEGLKRSLEDQSATLKQTCLEPVLSDELPTTRKMLDKRINIVLFLNYFCILSTEIIAQDILGCGGFLKSHADIDFTKVHIKLYTKTGSLKDETECAPNTGYYFLPLYDKGEYILKVDPPRGWSFDPMEVYLNVDGFTDICSQGKDINFTFKGFGITGKVTSFNSSLGPKDVTVSLYNASNKETVVGSTKTADNGIFYFTPIQPGKYILVASHPTWMIKKNTVEVTVQEGNAELSDDSLVIFGYDVRGQVTSENEPVSGVSFILFGNGAAKNCETSAVKGFESKNPLCHVTSDKTGKFIFPALSTGDYKLVPHYPSAHTKFDVQPPELSFEVSHNSLTLSQDFKVTGFTVTGVVRMSVDGKPLARAKIIFAGKEVAVTNENGKYTIDNVKAGQYTLKAEADNVQFEERTVKVSPSSPELPVLIPLMYKVCGKVTLSTKGTLHFRKIAVQNIAATFQKEIDTNEKTGDYCVHLKPDKYQLSVIVSNEEKTKGLQFFPLQQTIDVSFETINNINFLQLKALLTGMVKCLPGIDCSQASVTLKVLDGVTIKTSTTKDGQYQFSDVLPGHYEVLVDNDVFCWKNPSYRISITSERAEVPPFQQTGFSMTFISSHETTVEYVVPGETKKSSLVLSKGSTRHCVSKPGEYSFTPKGCHVYDKKTFVWDTNNLSPIILSSSEHRHQGNIISSTAVDGVKVKIESSNHNIMIGPLKYTKKGDVFKYNFEFTTKTGNIYIITPLSDILLFNPSSVKVLGVNECYNDIATFIGDLGKIIAGKISPSLEGVTIQIFANNKQSPMHTIITKKEGTYSVGPLDGKIEYSVTAEKEGFVITGPNNNGIFLARKLAEIIVQVYDQADKSTLQGVLLSLSGGQNYRKNSMTSDDGKLIFNSLSPGEYYLRPMMKEYRFEPPSKMINVAEGATVMVNLFGNRVAFSAYGSVTSLNGKSEAGLLVEAQGQADCSNLQEEATTEENGTFRIRGLQPLCTYVLRLKSNVEANNHIQRTSPSSLMIQTGEDIRGLKLIAFHPISRTDVSVHVVSVQSEHYRTLKVKLCREDMPDSPIHISKLDTQHSSKIGTSYNAGFLIYFPPLQADNKKYFIQLESSLSPSLHKYKTNSVYFEANSSFKYVKLTFNAERKVDQGDMNQTSIVALPFIMLITVAFLNREKLWSWLNTLVERWSKPSPISRTPVQAIPIDPRADDIIVEQIMNINKRKTKLRKT from the exons ATGTTCGGGACGAAATTGCGCACGTGGATGGAGGCACACATTGTgcgatcaaagaaaaagaaggatcgtAAAAAGGGCGATAAGGGATTCGATTCTAACTGCAATTCACCGAGAAGTCATAGTGCCAATAGATCGCCTGCTTTGCATCAA gtacaTCCTGTAGACTCGCCAACAAGAAACGGAGTAGACGGAATTCGATTGCACGGTGGATCCAGTGGTGTTGATCgtggtgttggtggtgttggtggtggtggtggtggtggcgggtACGCTGGAACGGTGACCACCTCTTCCGGTACGTCCGGTGGTACCGGAAGCGTGAATCTTTCTTCTCCGGAAAGTGCCTACAGTACCGGATACTCGACGGACGGTACGTCGCCCGGTACGAGCTTTCCGCCCGAGTATTACATCAATATCAGGACGGGCACGCATTATTTTCAAAGTAACAATAAAGGTAGGGCGCAGGGAAATGCGGGGAGGATCGACGACAGAACGAACGAGTCTACGAACAAATCCTCGAACATGACCGGTGACAATAGTAAGCAGCCAAAGGATGTACGTACGAGCACCCCGGCCAAGCTCAACGCGCTT AGCGCCGAAGCTACGATCAATCATGGATCGAAACAACAACtaaagcaacaacaacaacaacaacaacaacaaccacaGACTCCGCAAAGACAGCAAGAAAATTCTCATCGAAGAACGGAATCCTTCTCAGCTGATTCCTCCAGGAATAATCTTCCTGTACCATCCTCGATACCTCCCCCACTTGTCTCACCAACCGTACAATCACCTCGCGAACGATCACGAATAAGAACGAATCCGTGGTTGTCGGCAAACTCTTCTGGTTCCAGCACGACCGGCTTTAAATCTAGGTTAACACTCGATGAAACCAGCAGTAGTTCGGGTCTAAAGCTGACTGAATCATCCGGTAGTGCCAGTGACGTCAATGTTAACAGCGCGAGAGAGAGTCTAACAAAGAGGGAACATCGTCAAGAGAGTCTCAGCGCTGGACGTAGTCC GATAAATCAAAATTGGAGGATTTTGCCTGGTATGGATATAAGACCTAAGATACCATTGGCTATGCAACGTCGTACAAGTAGCAGTAGCTCATCAGGATCGTCGGTAACTCGAAGTGCTCGTTCATCCGAGGACGACATAACTTTGAACGAAATGATGGGGAAATTCGACGAGAGTTATGTttacgagaaagagacggataTATTGTCGGATAGCGACCCAACCGATTGCGAGGATTACATAGATTCTTTGTCGGACGTTGATACAGGTCAGGACGGTGGCGATGAGAACGATCCTTTCGAAAACGATTTCGATTACATCGACAATGGTTCCTTCCTCGATTTAGATAATCTCGAATGTTCTTCTAATTTTCCTAATACCGGTCACTGTACTTATTTCACGTTTACGAGCGAGCTCAGTAGACGTGGTACAAGATTGAGAGAATCCTTCttgaaacgaagaaacaagGACGAGATTCTTCCTCAAAG gACGATCAGTATGAGGAACGCGGCTAAGAGACAAagtattcgatataaaaagacgGAAGAGAAACAACAGGGTGGCGATAAacgtaaaaagagaatatctcAACGTAGGAAACCAAACATGGAGAAGTTCGACGACGAGACAGCGAATTTGAATCGAGTATTGGTCGAGAGAATGTTGCTGAAGAATTCTGGATTTAATCAGGGTAGTAGAAGCGTAGGTGGTACGCCTATATGCCTTCGTCGTAAGAAACACgacgttaataaaaatctttcgcCGATGagatcgaacgataataatcaatCGATGATGCAGCCTACGATCGTCGAAAACGAGGTCGTCAAAAGACGTTCGAATtcg GTGAGTTACGTAAATGGGAACATAGTGAGAAGACAGGTCACTGGGAACACATACATGACGACGTTCGCGTCTGAAATAGCTCTGATCGAAGCAGACAAGGAAGCCGACAGGAAGTATCGCGAGTTGATTATGGAAGCTGAAAATATCTTGGTAAATATGCAAAAGAATCAAAACTCCTTGCCGATCGTACCGTCGCCATCGAGAAAGTTTCACAATGGTCTGGCTAACAAGCGTGTCGAGCTGATCAAGAACACGGAATTGAACATCGAGCTTGCCTTATCCAAAAGTAGAAATTCTCAACCGGAATTGCAGAGTGGTAGTATAAGGGATATAGAACATACCAGTCCAAAGAGACAATTCACGCAGCCATGTTCGCCCGTTCATCGTTTTATGGAAAGAAATTCGGCTGGAAACGTATCTAGAGACGTTCCCTTTAAACAGGACGTCGCAAATTGTCCCGATTCACCTTACGTATCTAGAAGAACGCCTCAGGGTTCACCTAACAGAAATCTCGTTCATTCTTCAACCCGTGTACGTGGTAGTATTTGTCCTACTACCGGTGTAAAGGACAACGGGCGTCCTCGAGTTATCTTGAATTGCAACGGAGTAGGACAATCTACGGTTGAAACGAACGATTGTCAAACCTCTCAAGGTTCCACTTTCCCTGGCAATAAAGCGACACAGCTTCTTCCTCAACACCACAGAGATTCGAGATTAACTATGGACAATAGGAAGGACTCGAGAGTCTCAATATCGTCGAccaaggaggaggaggaggaggaggaagaggaggaggaggatggcGTGACGTCGAGCTCGTCGGATTCCGAGGAGAAATGCGACGTTAGGCGGAGACCACCTCTGATGACGTTCAG ATCAATCGACATGGGCCCGATCAAAGAAGGTTCTTCTTACTGTCCTCAAAGTGAACCGGTTAAAAGGAAGGTTTATGCTGGTAGTGCGACTTACGGTAGAATACAAAAGACATTAGGTCATCATCAAGTGTTATTAAGAAATTCTGATGGCGATACGGCCACCGATGATACCG ATGATTCTCGAAGATCCTTGAAGGAGAAAGTAGCGCAACTACGTCAAGAGCGTTTGGCGGCTGAAGCGAACGCTAACGTTCAAGACTCTCAACTATTTCAACAACAACTTACTCAACTACGAAGACAAATGTTGATGCAAACTATAGAAGGTTTAAAACGTAGTCTCGAAGATCAATCGGCTACGTTAAAACAAACGTGTTTGGAACCGGTATTGTCTGATGAATTACCT ACAACGAGAAAGATGCTCGACAAGCGAATaaatatcgttctttttctaaattatttttgcatTTTGTCTACTGAAATTATTGCACAAGACATTTTAGGATGTGGAGGATTTTTAAAGAGCCACGCTGATATCGATTTTACAAAAGTTCACATTAAATT GTATACTAAGACTGGTAGTTTAAAAGATGAGACAGAATGTGCTCCAAACACTGGATATTACTTTTTACCCCTTTATGATAAAGGAGAGTATATTTTAAAG GTAGATCCTCCTAGAGGTTGGAGTTTCGATCCCATGGAAGTATATTTAAATGTCGATGGTTTTACAGATATTTGTAGTCAAGGAaaggatattaattttactttcaaaGGTTTTGGAATCACAGGCAAA gtaACAAGTTTTAATTCTTCGTTGGGTCCGAAAGACGTTACTGTGTCATTATATAATGCTAGTAATAAGGAAACCGTAGTTGGATCAACCAAGACTGCCGATaatggaatattttattttacacctATTCAACCAGGCAAATATATACTTGTTGCATCTCAtcctac gtggatgataaaaaaaaatacagttgAAGTAACTGTACAAGAAGGTAACGCTGAACTTTCAGACGATAGTTTAGTAATATTTGGATACGATGTAAGAGGTCAAGTGACTAGTGAAAATGAACCAGTCAGTGGTGTATCCTTCATACTCTTTGGG AATGGTGCAGCAAAGAATTGCGAAACTTCAGCAGTTAAAGGATTTGAATCGAAAAATCCACTTTGTCATGTTACCTCTGATAAAActggaaaatttatttttcctgcGTTGTCAACTGGTGATTACAAGCTTGTCCCACATTATCCTAGTGCTCACACTAAATTTGATGTTCAACCACCCGAATTATCATTCGAAGTTAGTCACAACAGTCTGACGTTGTCACAAGATTTTAAAGTGACTGGTTTTACGGTAACTGGTGTAGTTCGCATGTCAGTAGATGGCAAACCATTGGCAAgagcaaaaattatattcgccGGAAAAGAAGTAGCTGTAACAAATGAAAATGGGAAATATACAATAGATAATGTAAAAGCTGGACAATATACGTTGAAAGCAGAAGCTG ataatgTGCAGTTTGAGGAGAGAACTGTTAAAGTCTCTCCAAGTTCACCTGAATTGCCAGTTTTAATACCATTGATGTATAAAGTATGCGGGAAAGTTACATTATCTACAAAAGGAACTCTACATTTCCGTAAGATAGCTGTACAAAATATTGCTGCTACATtccaaaaagaaattgatactAATGAAAAGACTGGAGATTATTGTGTACATTTAAAGCctgataaatatcaattaagtGTAATCGTgagtaacgaagaaaaaactaaaGGTTTACA ATTCTTTCCTTTACAACAAACCATTGATGTATCATTTGAGACAATTAACAACATCAACTTTCTACAATTAAAAGCTCTTTTAACTGGCATGGTCAAATGTTTGCCAGGAATAGATTGCAGTCAAGCTTCGGTTACGCTTAAAGTACTCGATGGAGTTACGATAAAAACATCAACGACGAAAG ATGGCCAATATCAATTCTCCGATGTATTACCAGGACATTATGAAGTATTAGTAGACAACGATGTATTTTGTTGGAAAAATCCTAGTTACAGAATATCGATAACGTCTGAACGTGCTGAAGTACCTCCTTTCCAACAGACCGGTTTCTCAatgacttttatttcttctcatGAAACAACGGTTGAATATGTTGTACCaggtgaaacaaaaaaatcatcTTTAGTATTATCCAAAGGTAGTACAAGGCATTGCGTATCTAAGCCTGGAGAATATAGTTTTACACCCAAGGGTTGTCatgtatacgataaaaaaacattcgtttgggatacaaataatttatccccaattattttatcatcctCTGAACATCGTCATCAAGGAAATATTATAAGTTCTACCGCAGTGGATGGTGTAAAAGTTAAAATTGAAAGTTCAAATCATAATATCAT GATTGGACCGcttaaatatacaaagaaagGAGACGTTTTTAAGTACAATTTCGAATTTACAACGAAAACtggtaatatatacattattactcCTCTCTCggatattcttttatttaatccaTCATCTGTCAAAGTTCTTGGAGTAAACGAATGTTATAATGACATTGCAACTTTCATCGGAGATTTAGGAAAG ATCATAGCTGGAAAAATTTCACCTTCTTTGGAAGGTGTAACAATacaaatatttgcaaataataaacaatctCCTATGCATacgataattacaaaaaaagaagggacaTATAGTGTTGGCCCATTGGATGGGAAAATAGAATATAG cgTTACAGCTGAGAAGGAAGGTTTTGTGATAACAGGACCAAATAATAATGGGATATTCTTAGCACGCAAATTAGCTGAAATTATAGTGCAAGTATATGATCAAGCGGATAAATCAACCTTGCAG GGCgttctactttctctttctggtggacaaaattatcgtaaaaacAGTATGACGAGTGACGAtgggaaattaatttttaattctttatcaCCCGGAGAATATTATCTCAGACCTATGATGAAGGAATATAGATTTGAGCCACCATCAAAAATGATCAACGTGGCCGAAGGTGCAACCGTTATGGTAAACTTATTTGGCAACAGAGTTGCATTTAGCGCTTATGGATCAGTCACGTCATTAAATGGAAAATCTGAAGCAGGATTATTAGTCGAAGCTCAAGGTCAAGCAGATTGTTCCAATCTTCAAGAAGAAGCGACTACCGAAGAGAATGGTACTTTTAGAATCAGAGGTCTTCAGCCAttg tGCACATACGTTTTACGTTTGAAATCTAACGTGGAGGCAAATAATCATATACAACGTACGAGTCCTAGTTCGTTGATGATACAAACAGGAGAGGACATTCGTGGACTTAAATTAATCGCATTTCATCCAATTTCACGTACAGACGTTTCCGTTCACGTAGTGTCGGTACAATCAGAACATTACCGTACTTTAAAAGTGAAATTATGCAGAGAAGACATGCCGGATTCGCCTATACACATATCCAAATTGGATACACAACATTCTAGTAAAATTGGCACGTCATACAATGCAGGTTTCCTCATATATTTTCCACCTTTGCAAGCTGACAATAAGAAATACTTCATACAGTTGGAATCATCCTTATCTCCTAGCTTACATAAGTATAAAACAAATTCTGTTTATTTCGAAGCTAATTCGTCGTTCAAATATGTTAAATTAACGTTCAATGCTGAACGCAAAGTTGATCAAGGAGATATGAATCAAACGTCTATAGTAGCTTTACCATTTATAATGTTAATTACAGTAGCATTTTTAAATCGTGAAAAATTATGGAGCTGGCTAAATACATTGGTCGAAAGGTGGTCTAAACCATCACCGATTTCTAGAACACCTGTACAAGCGATTCCTATCGATCCAAGAGCGGATGATATTATTGTTGaacaaataatgaatattaataagagGAAAACGAAGCTACGGAAAACATAA
- the LOC122635478 gene encoding general odorant-binding protein 83a-like isoform X1 produces MKLIVVLFVCLFETTLVHCGKRPSFVSDEMIATAVSVVNACQTQTGVATADIEAVRNDKWPETPELKCYMYCLWEQFGLIDDKGELNLNGMLTFFQRIPAYRAEVLKGISDCKLIGKYLAQGDKCQYAYEFNMCYAKISPRTYYLF; encoded by the exons ATGAAACTCATCGTCGTTTTGTTCGTTTGTCTCTTCGAGACAACTCTCGTTCATTGCGGG AAACGACCGAGTTTCGTTTCCGACGAAATGATCGCTACTGCGGTTAGCGTTGTGAATGCTTGTCAAACACAGACAGGAGTGGCTACAG cCGACATCGAAGCGGTGAGAAATGATAAGTGGCCGGAGACGCCTGAATTAAAG TGTTACATGTATTGCCTTTGGGAACAATTTGGTCTAATCGACGATAAAGGGGAATTAAATTTGAATGGTATGCTAACTTTTTTCCAAAGAATCCCAGCTTATAGAGCAGAAGTTTTAAAAGGCATTAGCGATTGCAAGCTGATTGGTAAATACCTGG CTCAGGGTGATAAGTGTCAATATGCGTACGAATTCAATATGTGTTACGCTAAAATATCACCAAGA ACCTATTATCTATTCTAA
- the LOC122635476 gene encoding uncharacterized protein LOC122635476 isoform X1, whose product MKRIYLILIASIFVNSFVEAQLDLRKITAPQRKKCLAETGLTEDIIDEAEIGNFSEDAKLGCYFKCVLEKFNMFTKDGKLNFKMILMSIPEVWKSLAQEMIDNCRDVTGPDRCVLAYNFNRCLYLTNPLVCQTIIIIFLISYFISMTRFLLFLFFFFYRHISFLKFRRVRQKKENLQIIVILQKRRLKDLRGRITGGSCIQLYM is encoded by the exons atgaaaagaatatatttgatcTTGATCGCGTCAATCTTTGTAAATTCATTCGTCGAG GCTCAACTCGATTTGAGAAAAATCACTGCGCCTCAACGTAAAAAGTGTCTCGCTGAGACTGGATTAACGGAGG ACATCATCGACGAGGCAGAAATTGGAAACTTTTCTGAAGATGCAAAACTCGGTTGTTACTTCAAATGCGTATTGGAAAAGTTTAATATG ttCACCAAGGAtggtaaattaaatttcaaaatgattttaatgtcTATACCAGAAGTATGGAAATCTTTGGCTCAAGAAATGATTGACAATTGTCGTGACGtca CTGGTCCTGATAGATGCGTATTAGCatacaattttaatagatGCTTGTATTTGACAAATCCTTTGGTATGtcaaacaataattataatatttttaatctcttattttatatcaatgacacgttttcttctctttcttttctttttcttttataggcATATTTCATTCCTTAAATTTCGACGAgtgagacaaaaaaaagaaaacctgcAAATTATCGTGATTTTACAGAAGAGGCGATTAAAAGACTTGCGGGGTCGTATCACAGGTGGATCatgtatacaattatatatgtaa
- the LOC122635478 gene encoding general odorant-binding protein 69a-like isoform X2 → MKLIVVLFVCLFETTLVHCGKRPSFVSDEMIATAVSVVNACQTQTGVATADIEAVRNDKWPETPELKCYMYCLWEQFGLIDDKGELNLNGMLTFFQRIPAYRAEVLKGISDCKLIAQGDKCQYAYEFNMCYAKISPRTYYLF, encoded by the exons ATGAAACTCATCGTCGTTTTGTTCGTTTGTCTCTTCGAGACAACTCTCGTTCATTGCGGG AAACGACCGAGTTTCGTTTCCGACGAAATGATCGCTACTGCGGTTAGCGTTGTGAATGCTTGTCAAACACAGACAGGAGTGGCTACAG cCGACATCGAAGCGGTGAGAAATGATAAGTGGCCGGAGACGCCTGAATTAAAG TGTTACATGTATTGCCTTTGGGAACAATTTGGTCTAATCGACGATAAAGGGGAATTAAATTTGAATGGTATGCTAACTTTTTTCCAAAGAATCCCAGCTTATAGAGCAGAAGTTTTAAAAGGCATTAGCGATTGCAAGCTGATTG CTCAGGGTGATAAGTGTCAATATGCGTACGAATTCAATATGTGTTACGCTAAAATATCACCAAGA ACCTATTATCTATTCTAA